A window from Megalops cyprinoides isolate fMegCyp1 chromosome 8, fMegCyp1.pri, whole genome shotgun sequence encodes these proteins:
- the uevld gene encoding ubiquitin-conjugating enzyme E2 variant 3, producing the protein MDFNSESVKRILAKYKFRDVAIEELQKVHRIHPDMKPLVGTYTFTDSSQKDLLKLVGNIPVRYQGRSYNLPILLWLLDSFPFTPPICLLRPTPNMVIREGKHVDARGRIYLPALHNWDHPKSTVNGLLAEMIAKFEEDPPLSSKTTGDDKDPNELLAFVSNLQIAEGVKSDRLINKVTVIGGGDLGMASVMSILAKGTVDKLVLIDLTESSTKGGTMDLEIFSLPKVEVSKDLATTAGSKVVVVTANAWTNEQSYVGVVQTNVDLYRGIIPRLALLSPNAVLLIASQPVDIMTHVAWRQSGLPPTRVIGAGCNLDSERLNYILNIALVAQNTGKQGWVIGELSDNKVAVWSSIGLGTDPHAEIIQNSNSTKLLTDRAFEMLKGKGQRSWSVGLSIADITHSILMDQRKTHSVSTLAQGWGGIGAEVFLSLPCILGATGSTRLASMVLGPEEESKLRDSVASLTSFLAQLRM; encoded by the exons CATTTACTGACAGTTCCCAAAAAGACCTCCTCAAATTGGTTGGAAACATTCCAGTCAGATATCAAG GCCGGTCCTACAACTTGCCCATCCTCCTGTGGCTGCTGGACTCCTTCCCCTTCACTCCTCCCATCTGCCTCCTCCGGCCCACGCCCAACATGGTGATCAGGGAGGGGAAACATGTCGATGCTCGGGGAAGGATCTACCTACCTGCGCTGCACAACTGGGACCAT CCAAAGTCTACAGTGAATGGGCTCCTGGCTGAGATGATTGCCAAGTTCGAAGAAGACCCCCCACTCAGCTCAAAGACAACAGGAGACGACAAAGATCCCAATGAGCTGCTTGCCTTTGTGTCAAACCTGCAGATTGCTGAAG GTGTCAAGTCTGATCGATTGATCAACAAAGTCACTGTAATTGGAGGCGGAGACTTGGGAATGGCCTCTGTGATGAGCATTTTGGCAAAG GGTACAGTGGACAAGCTGGTCCTTATTGACCTTACTGAGAGCTCCACCAAAGGAGGGACCATGGATTTGGAGATCTTTAGCCTGCCCAAAGTTGAAGTCTCCAAAG ACTTGGCAACCACAGCAGGGTcaaaggtggtggtggtgactGCAAACGCCTGGACCAACGAACAGTCCTATGTGGGTGTGGTCCAGACCAATGTGGACTTGTACCGAGGGATCATCCCCAGATTGGCTCTCCTGAGCCCAAATGCTGTTCTGCTCATTGCCTCCCAGCCAG TGGACATTATGACACACGTAGCATGGCGGCAGAGTGGACTCCCGCCTACCCGAGTGATTGGCGCTGGATGTAACCTGGACTCAGAGCGCCTCAACTACATCCTGAACATTGCACTTGTGGCccagaacacagggaaacagggctGGGTCATTGGAGAGCTCTCCGACAACAAAG TTGCAGTCTGGAGCAGCATTGGTCTCGGGACTGACCCCCATGCAGAGATCATCCAGAACTCCAATTCCACCAAACTGCTGACTGATAG GGCTTTTGAGATGCTGAAGGGGAAGGGCCAGCGGTCTTGGTCAGTGGGGCTGTCCATCGCCGACATCACCCACAGCATCCTGATGGACCAGAGGAAGACGCACTCTGTCTCCACCCTGGCACAG GGCTGGGGTGGTATTGGCGCAGAAGTGTTCCTCAGCCTGCCCTGCATCCTGGGGGCGACAGGGTCCACCAGGCTGGCCAGCATGGTGCTGGGGCCGGAGGAGGAGTCTAAACTAAGGGACAGTGTCGCATCCCTCACTAGCTTCCTCGCACAGCTCCGCATGTAG